The Camelina sativa cultivar DH55 chromosome 16, Cs, whole genome shotgun sequence sequence TCTTGTGGGAAGTCGGGACTTATTGGCCACTTCTCTAGTCCAAAACGGTGTCCAAGTGTGAGATGCTTGGTCTGCCTCACACCGGTGAGCGATTGAATCCAAGTATTAAGCATCTCGCTTGTGTAATTGTCGATTACACAACTCCCTAGATGTCCACGGTGATTGTTAATAAtcttgagaaacaaaaagaaaaattaacacaTGGATAAGAAGattaacaagaagaagaagaagaagagaatttgaGAGAAGGGAACCTTGGTCATCAGTGTCGCAACACGATTCGAAACATCGAGGGTAATGTTAGAATCGGTAAATTTCTTTTGCATGTCAAAAACTAGATGAGACATGTGCTTCCACACATGCTCCCATCGTTTGGACACAACGCTCTTCCTTACCGCTTCTTCTGTGGACAGTCTTGATAAGATCATGAGCAATAAATCATCGGGGAGTATACTGATCCAATCAACATTTTCGACTggaacagatgatgatgatgatgatctatCCATATTTTATGGGTATCCGTCTTAGTAAGTGGGCAGCCTGTAACACAGAGCTTTTACATCATATTCATTTACAAAAGAAGCAAACAACACATGAGTGAGCTATCAAAATCCAAGTTCTAACTTAAGGGCAGGAAACAaagaatcgacgagaccttagAACTTACGTGAGGGAATCGAGAGGCTACTTTTGAGGCTGATAAGGAGACAGAGTCGGACTAGATATAAAAACTTCAGAGTTTAGAAGCATCCGAAGATGGAGCAGAAACACTTGTCGTTAATACATATACACATAGATacgttatttaaaattttattttatttctcaatttcttttagtagctattattattttattttctaaagttCAGAAAtgattgtgtatatatacacaatcaTCAATGATTCATGATTTGATATTTAATGTATTTAAGTTTGTTTTAATCCTATTTaagtatatcaaaaacaaattagacaTCAATATGAAAAAGCTAAAAATGGGCAAAATCTCTATCTATCAACTACCAACACTTTGATCAACTTCTTCTCCACTTTGATCAACCTTGTCTCCACTTTTGATCTTTTCCATCTCATTACTCAGTACTTCCTTCACTTTGCTCTTTAGCTGCAAGCCATGTAGTAGAGAAACAGACCACTTAAAACATACTCTTGCTTTCTTTCGACATCAATATTTCTGGTAAGTTTCATACCTCACTGAGACCTTGTTCTGTTTTCACCGAGACATGAATTGATTCATCAGGTCCTGTTTCCCGGTACTTAATGATTTCCGCGTCATCGCTGCTTCTATCTTCTTTGGCATAGATCACCGGCGAGCCTCCCAGCAGATCGCATTTGGACACAGCATCAATCCACAGGTAATCCTTAAAcctctctttcatctctttatAAATTCGAAACTGCAATGCCCTCCAAACAAATACACAACTGAATCAGAAAATATCAAACCCGTTTATTTGACATACACACATGTTCTGTCTTCTTCAGATATGCAATTTATGCACATATGATGCAATGACCATAAGAATTTGTGTTTTTACTAAATACCTGATCGGAAGGAGAAGTCCCACATTCTCCAGTTAGATCATGAACATATAGGACCGCAGTTGGAAGATGAGTGAGTACAGCAAGAGTTAACTTCTCTAGATTATTCCTATCCTCTgtaatgaccaaaaaaaaactaacaatcaAGACTTAATCAAATATCACGATATCATATGCATCTATGAGAGAGTTTGTAGCAACTAGACTTTACCATCACATCTCCTAAGAAGCCCAGGGGTGTCTGTCACCTGTAAGGCGTTTCTGGATGATTAGTAATTTAAACCATGAGGCATTAATGTAAGTAGaaaaaaagtcacaaaacaAAGGAAGTAGCCTAACCTGAAATCGTTGGTAGTTCAAAACGATGTGACCCATCAGAATTCCTCTGGTAGTAAAAGGATAATTGCATATCTGACAACACAACCACATCATAAGTATACACGATGCAAGTTTTAtcacataatatataaagagtggCACATAATGCAAACCTCAGGCTTCCCTGTTGAAAGAATGCGGACCAACGATGATTTCCCAACGTTTGGTGCTCCGACAAGGCAAAGAGTTGGCATTTCCAAGTCAACAACTGGCATAGCCCTCAAAACCTGCGAAACGCGTAACTCTCTTTTCATACATAAAGTTCTGATAACTAAGTCAAATCGGTCAAACCACTGGAAGAGACAGACAAAAGATTATAGAAAGTAACCTTCGCTATACTTAGCAAATCATCAACAGCTCTCCCTTGTTGTTGGAAAACCAATTCAAGCTTCTCCACACCTTCGCTCAAGCGttcctctgcttctttcttTGACAAAGCCTGCAAAAGACAATGAAAgatgtttaattttttctacACTGATATATGATAGAATAAGATGGAACAATGGATAGTTGTGAAGCTTATAAGGCCTATACTGATGCAGTACCAGTCAGTATCTACAGTATATGAGATATACAACATATTTTGAAAGAAGTGAAGAGTCTGACCTTAGCACAGAGAGAAGCATGTTCTTTCCCAACAGATAGAACCTTCTTCCTCAGAAAATCAACTTTTCCTAACacctaaaaatttaatatataagcGTATGCTAAAATCAGTTCCAAGGGCGCTGAATGACAGACTTAGAGGGCGTGCATAATAGATACCTCCTCATACTTTCCTTCACCAAGTGTCAACTCAATAAGAGACCTTTCATATGGATGTAACAGTCTCTTCCTCGGAAAATTTTCCATGTATCCTTTTAAAGGTAGAGCCAATTCCTTAAATAAAAACGGCAGTTTCTGATTTGGTAAGACAACTaacatatcaaaatttcaacCGGGGAAACACAGCGAAGGATGCAACGAACTTACCTTCATGAATGCATCAAGCTGCTTAGCACCTCTATTTCTTTCTCGCTTTGCAATATTAGCAATGCCTGAGAACAAAAAGTGGATGAATACTCCGTTAAATAGTTTGAAAGAGTGAATGTGAGAACAAGAACATTAAGATAAAAGAATCAAATTTACCTTTGGTTGGTTGAACTCTTTTGGACTTTCTGAGTGCAGAACAATATAAATCAATAGATGGCATCACCATGGGGAGCTTTTGAAAAGCACCCAAACCTTCCTGCACTGGTGGCGCTTGTTTTTCCTGCAAAACCAAATCCGAATTCGTTTTTGGGTTTAATCAAATTGGAAACACAAAGCTCGAAACTTGTGAGAGTAAAACAAGGGTTGTAAAGGGggaatatatgaatatatatacaggGGAGGTAGGGATTTCAATCTGCTTCTGAGTAATGTAGGAAGTGGGCAAGTAGCTTGAACTGACGATTGGAGAAACAGCCGTCTGAAGATTCCGACATTGACGCAAGGTTGGAGACCAGAAAGTGCGAGACTTTGTGGTGTTAGCTGAagaagagtgaaagagagagaggtaagaaaaaagagaaaaacgaAAACCATGGATGACAAGATCAAGGATTGGaggaagagattaaaaaaagaaggtacCTGTGGAGAAAATGAAAGCTTGTAGACAATCCTGTGGTGATGTTAAGAGACGCCATTGATGAGGAACCAAGCTCGACGCCAATTTCATCGTGTTTAAGGAGTCGCAAGAAActgaaccaacaaaaaaaagaagaagcttttttgAGTTAACAAAAGCGATCTAATCCAAAACCCCTGGCTTGAGTTTTATAATGGGCTTTGACGACATCGTTATCATTTGCGATTGAATGAATAGGTTGGTAAAATAAGAAAAGCCCCTAACTTTAAAACTTAGGTCAAGCTATCTGTTAAAAACCTGAATCTTCCGGCGTAAATCTATTCTTCTCTGATGCTTCAGTGAACAATCATCATTGTAGTGACTAGTGAGTAAGACGAGATTTCTTCTCGAGTTGTGTTTTACCACCGCTCTCTCCTTTTAAGTGGAAAAGCTTTAATTGGGTCGAGAGGATCCGACCCGGCGGCGAAGCTTCCGGCGGTAATTCGACCGCGTTCCCACAATATCCAAACAAATTAGATTAGTATTTGTTTTACCGGACCGGACCATAATAATTGATTAGGTAATTATGGTTCGATCAGTTCACGTTCAACCAACCGGTCGGAAACAGTAACTGAAAATTAAGCAATATTGGGCCTAagtaatatgttaaattaatggGCCTTCTAGTTTGAAATTATTGGGCGTATGAAATATGCGAATTGTTGGGCCTTCTATCGGTACACTAGATTACCATCTCTGTGGTCTTAAACAGTTAAACGTTTCCGcttctaattgtttaaattcGGTCGTATAGTCTTTAGGGGTAATTAACACACGTCAAATCATAACCGAAGATAAGTTTGAGACGATGCGTTAATTTTTAATTGgaaatcaaaactaatcatTATTACTCCAAATCTTGAATGCAGAAAACTTATCATTACTACAAATCTTACATGCAGAACGATACGACTTCCTATCACTCTCGCATTTATTTAATTGTGTGGTTCAAGTTCAATTCAATataaagctgaagaagaagatctcaaaGCAACCCAACAACAAtcttcaataaaaaaagaaagaaagagagagagagagagagagagagagagagatatgaagGAGTCGGATTGAAGAAGAGCAAAAGATAACATGGAAGGAAATGTGCGAAGAGCTTAAGGAGAAAAACGAAGAGCTGAAGAAAGTAATAGCAGAGAAGAATAAAGAGCTGGAGAAGGTAAAGAAGGAGATGAACAAAAAGCTGGAAGAGGAACGTTATGAGGTAGAAGGGTTAAATGATACGATCTGGACCCTCTTCTTAAAAGAGCGTCAAAGCAATCATGAGATACACGAAGCACGCCGTGAATTGatcagtgtatatatatttatttttaatattttttgtttcgtGTTTTGGTGGGTTTCACATGATGTATGTATTTGTATTTAGctatcatcttttttattttttattttgcttatgTAGGGATTGAGAGATTTATCTGACAAGAGATCCACGATCAGAGTCAAGCGCATGGGAGAATTAGACGAAAAGGCGTTTGTGAAAGCTTGTAGGGGGAGATTCACCGACGAAAAAGCTGAGGTGAAGCAGTACTGCCTTTGCTCGACATGGCAGGAGTACATCAACGATCCAGCGTGGCACCCATTCAAACGGAGAAAAGATCATTGTCCATTTTGTTCTGTCGATCGCATGTTCCattttgttcaatttctttCCCACTGTAGTAGCTACTActaactttctctctctctctcacactgGTGAATGTTAAATTGTTATGGTTTGCAGGAAGTGGTGGATGAAGACGATGCGGAATTTAAGAATCTGAAAGAAGAGTGGGGTGAAGAGGTGAAGAACGCAGTCAAGAAAGCAGTCGAGGAAATCAATGAGTTTAACCCAAGTGGCCGGTACTTAGTTCTGGAACTCTGGAACTTTAACCAAGAGAGAAAAGCCACACTCAAAGAAGGGATTGCTCAACTGACGACACTGATCAAAACTCACAAACGCAAGTACCCATACCCATACCCATACCCATACCCATGATGAGTGTTCGGTTCTTTTGGAATCTCTAATTTATTAAACTCTCCACCTGTTTTGTTAGTCCATTGCTTCTCGTTTTATTTGCATCTTGAAACTATACCTATCCAAACCCCGTGGAGGgttctttttttaattctggTTTATTTCTATCTAAAAAAGCAATGCGATTTATCTCTTTTCATCTCATGGGTTATTGGGTTTGGTAAATCTTTATGCATGTTACTACTTTTTAGAAGCAATATCGATGTGAAAGATTGATGAAAAAAGATGCCCCAACCTTGTCTTAAACGTTGCCTGACAAGAGGTGAATGAATGATTTAGTGAGAATATCAGCAAGTTGATCTGTAGTGTCGACATGAGAAGCTTTGACGGTACCATCCACGATATAATCACGAACAACATGACAGTCAATTTCAATGTGTTTTGTGCGTTTatgaaaaactggatttgaaCTGATATGCAATGCTGCCTCACGGTCACAAAATAGAGAGATGGGTTCCTTATGATCGATACCAAGCTCGAAGAGGAGGGATTTCAGCCAACGCAATTCGCGACAAACGGTAGCCATAGCGCGATACTTGGCTTCAGCGGAAGAACTTGAGGtagtcttttgtttctttgttttccaagAAATAAGAGAGTCTCCAAATTGAACAAACCAGCCAGTGAGTGACTTTCGAGTTAAGGGACAACCAGCATAATCGGAGTCACACCAACCTTTCAAATGATGAGGAGAGTTAGCACGTAAGAGAATGCCTTGCCCAAGAGTCCCTTTTAAATATCTTACCACTTTCAAAGCAGCTTGCCAGTGTGCTTCTTTCGGTTTCTGCATGAATTGAGACAAAATATGAATAGCATAAGAAAGATCCGGTCCCGTAAATGCGAGATAGACAAGACGTCCTACTAAGCGATGGTAGGCCTCCGGATTAGATAAAAGTGGACCATCAGCAAGAGCTAAACCATGATTTTGATCAATAGGAGAACCAGCAGGTTTGCAACCTAATAACCCAGCTTCCGTCACTATATCAATACCGTATTTGCGTTGACAAAGATAAAATCCCTCTCGACTGCGCGCAATTTCCAACCCCAAAAAATATCTGGCATGTCTGAGATCTTTCATCTTAAAGCAAGTAGAAAGATAAGCTTTAAACTGTTGGATAGCCGATGGAGAATTACCGGATATGATCAAGTCATCCACGTAAACCAAGATTTGCAGCGAGATACCATCCCGACAAAAGACAAATAGGGAATAATCAGAGCGGGTTTGCTTAAAGCCATACTTTTTAAGAGCATCTGCGAGTTTGGCAAACCAACAACAAGGAGACTATTTGAGCCCATAGATTGATTTACGGAGACGACAAACTCTTTTATCGTCGGGTAGTGAAAAACCAGGAGGTGGTTTCATATAAATTTCTTCGTCTAGATCACCGTGAAGGAAGGCATTATGTACATCCATTTGATGAACTTCATAATTTCGTTTAGCTGCAATATCCAAAATCAATCGTACCATAGTCATTTTTGCAACTCGAGCAAAGGTTTCTTTATAATTTAAGCCTTCGACTTGATGATTGCCTAGAGCCACCACACGCGCCTTGTAACATTCAAGAGTTCCATCGGCGCGGAGCTTGATACGATAAACCCATTGACAACCAATAACCGTCTTATTTGGCGGTAAATCCACCAAATCCCAAGTATGATTGTCTTCTAGTGATGTAACCTCAGATAGCATTGCCAATTTCCATTCTTCATAAGTCATTGCTTCTTTGAAGGAACGAGGTTCAACAGCAGTTGACAAGGCAACCAGATAACTGAAATAAGCAGGAGAAAATCGATGTGAAGACAAATAATCTGACAAGAGATGAACCGTACCTGAGGATTGCTGAGGAGGTAGTGTCGTGGGAGAAGGGAGAGGAGAGACGGAGATTGTACCAACAACATAATCAGTGAGATAACCAAGAGGCTTTTTGTGTCGTTTACCAACCCCAAGATCTACAGAAGATGAAGTCGAACTAGAAGTACTTGAGGTTGTAACAGAGGAAGCATGCAGAGGTACAATGGTAGGAATGGTTGATCGGTTTGCGAGACCAGTTGATTGAGTCTCAGGTCCGATTGGTAGTGCACTTTCATCAGCTggtgttgttggatcaaaagGAGGAACAATCACTGATTCCGATGGAGGATCAACCGAGCCTTCTTGGTTGATAATGTTAACAGAATGACAGAGTTGTTCCTCCGAAGATGGTGCAGCTAGAACAGGAGTTGGGATAGGTAAAACAATATCACTGCTAGAAGTGTTTGGTGTATCCAAAGAAAGAGGATATTTGCCTTCATTAAAAACAACATCGCGAGAAACAAAGACGACTTTGCGATCAAGATCGTATAACCGCCAACCCTTCTTGTCATATAGATATCCGACAAAGACACAACGTTTGCTGCGAGATGTAAACTTATCACCATTGTGATTCAGGTTATGAGCATATGCGAGACATACAAAAACTCGTAAATGCTTATATGACGGAGGTTGACCATAGAGAATTTCAAATGGAGTTTTACCATGAAGAATCTTTGAAGGTGTACGATTAATCAAATATGCAGCAGTAAGAACGCAATCTCCCCAGAACTCAAGAGGAAAATGACCTTGAAAGCGTAGAGCCCGAGCAACTTCTAGAATATGGCGATGCTTGCGTTCAACACGATCATTCTGTTGCGGTGTATGAACACAAGATGTTTCGTGAAGAATCCCTTGCTCCTTAAAGTAGCATGACATACACATAAATTCTGTCCCATTGGCACTCCGAATACGTTTCACTTCCTTGGTAAACTGTCGTTCAACTAGTTGCAAGAAATTATGTATCGTGTGAGAAACAGTCGATTTATCCGGTAGAAGATACAACCACACTGCTCTAGaacaatcatcaacaatagtcAAGAAATAGCGAGAGCCACAAAATGCATGAGTGTGATACGgaccccaaagatcacaatgGATTAAATCAAAAATCTCTTTTGCATTATTAAAAGAATCTGGAAAACTTTGGTGAGTTTGTTTTGCTCCTAAACAAATATCACAACTCTCTTGTAAAAGCTCACTACTATTTTTAGATAAACTACTAACACCAGGAAGTTGACCGAGAACACGAGAAGAGGCATGCCCTGGACGCATATGCCACAAAGCATAATCCTTGCTAACACATGTTTGATTAGAAGCCACAGTCTCAACAGCAGGAAACCGGTACAATCCCTCTCCCACACGAACACTAACTCCAATCAGCGTCCTCATAATGCGGTCCTATAGAAGCAACAATTTATCAGTTACTTGTCCCACAAGAAAATTATTCGTAACAAATTGTCCAAGCGAAATTAAATTCGTATGAAATCCAGGATCCAAATAAACGTTTTTCAAGCATAGTGTAGGTGTAAGAAAAATTGTGCCCTGTTGAGAAGACAAGACATCCTCTCTAGTTGGTAATTTGACATAGACATGAGTAATAGGCCGGATATCCTGAAGTAATTCAGCCTGTCCGGTCATATGATGTGTTGCCCCGGTGTCCACAACCCATACAATGTCAATAGTCTTACCACTTAGACGATTGGAGGTGTTGTTGTGAGACTCGTACATACGTTGAACGATACGCCATTGTTCGTCAGAGAGACCACTCAAGCCTTGTCGATCAGCATCATTGAGCGGGATAGTAGAGATAGCAACAGCGGAATTGGCGGCAGGAATTTGAGTGATATTTGCCCGGGGAGGAAAGCCACGACCACGTCCCATCGGAGCAGAAACAGGTCCACGAGAAGTGCTTTTGTTGCGTGATCGATCTTCCCACCACTCGGGATATCCAACCACCTTGAAACATGATGAAGCTTCATGACCAGATCGAACACAAGATGTACACATGCGTGAGGGATCACGGTTGATGCGAGGTGCGTCACGAGGTGTTGAACTGTTGCGTGGAGAAAGTGATGTCTGGCGAGAAGCGGATAATTGAGATGCAAAACTCTGTAACTCAGCATCCTTTGTAGCACCAAGACGAATTTTTTCATTCTGAACAACGGGTTGATAGACATTGTCGAGATCAAGGAGAGGAGTAATGGCGCATATTTGCGATCGTATGACACCCTGAACAGAATCGTCAAGACCAGAAAGAAAATCATGAATGTGTAGCACTTTAAGTTCTTTATCACGAGCTGTGTTAAGATCACACTCGCATTTACCGCAGCTACAACGCTTAGAATTTGTGCATTCAGCGATTCCATCCCAAAGCTTTGTTTGTCTTCCAAAGTAATCATCAACAGAG is a genomic window containing:
- the LOC104752439 gene encoding factor of DNA methylation 1-like; this encodes MCEELKEKNEELKKVIAEKNKELEKVKKEMNKKLEEERYEVEGLNDTIWTLFLKERQSNHEIHEARRELISGLRDLSDKRSTIRVKRMGELDEKAFVKACRGRFTDEKAEVKQYCLCSTWQEYINDPAWHPFKRRKDHCPFCSVDRMFHFVQFLSHCSSYY
- the LOC104752438 gene encoding nucleolar GTP-binding protein 1 isoform X1 is translated as MKLASSLVPHQWRLLTSPQDCLQAFIFSTANTTKSRTFWSPTLRQCRNLQTAVSPIVSSSYLPTSYITQKQIEIPTSPEKQAPPVQEGLGAFQKLPMVMPSIDLYCSALRKSKRVQPTKGIANIAKRERNRGAKQLDAFMKELALPLKGYMENFPRKRLLHPYERSLIELTLGEGKYEEVLGKVDFLRKKVLSVGKEHASLCAKALSKKEAEERLSEGVEKLELVFQQQGRAVDDLLSIAKVLRAMPVVDLEMPTLCLVGAPNVGKSSLVRILSTGKPEICNYPFTTRGILMGHIVLNYQRFQVTDTPGLLRRCDEDRNNLEKLTLAVLTHLPTAVLYVHDLTGECGTSPSDQFRIYKEMKERFKDYLWIDAVSKCDLLGGSPVIYAKEDRSSDDAEIIKYRETGPDESIHVSVKTEQGLSELKSKVKEVLSNEMEKIKSGDKVDQSGEEVDQSVGS
- the LOC104752438 gene encoding nucleolar GTP-binding protein 1 isoform X2 → MASLNITTGLSTSFHFLHSLRQCRNLQTAVSPIVSSSYLPTSYITQKQIEIPTSPEKQAPPVQEGLGAFQKLPMVMPSIDLYCSALRKSKRVQPTKGIANIAKRERNRGAKQLDAFMKELALPLKGYMENFPRKRLLHPYERSLIELTLGEGKYEEVLGKVDFLRKKVLSVGKEHASLCAKALSKKEAEERLSEGVEKLELVFQQQGRAVDDLLSIAKVLRAMPVVDLEMPTLCLVGAPNVGKSSLVRILSTGKPEICNYPFTTRGILMGHIVLNYQRFQVTDTPGLLRRCDEDRNNLEKLTLAVLTHLPTAVLYVHDLTGECGTSPSDQFRIYKEMKERFKDYLWIDAVSKCDLLGGSPVIYAKEDRSSDDAEIIKYRETGPDESIHVSVKTEQGLSELKSKVKEVLSNEMEKIKSGDKVDQSGEEVDQSVGS